Proteins from a genomic interval of Salinarchaeum sp. Harcht-Bsk1:
- a CDS encoding twin-arginine translocase subunit TatC has protein sequence MPDEPDEDGDSGSDAEGASSTSGPKDDATDSAPSADPEETPTWDGESWSRPGEEESDSDGGDAEETTADGADALADAEDAPVNGEDSPADAEDSPADAEDSSIDGNGDDGEADSDAADPSAESAGDEAEPPADRRGSGRARMGSRPPPGDRPAKRPSDVADDDANSDEDRVSHHDPDDFGSTTSQPDYATDKLDDDATDARDEDAEHPDAPGTPDDQPTRNPTERAPRGTAHSRAGAGTTDQTDAARTQSDAASTPSTSVTDDGGSGGSSILSGGIGGSAPPDDEEMPLTEHIEEMLTRLAIVVVVAAFATLAAFPFANDIIIEMWYDVHTGTVEACKTAPQSGDCVAPHVYGPLELVLTRIRVAGLAGLLAALPLGVYQTYRFMRPGLYPHERRYYLAAVPFSLVLAIIGMLFAYFVLLPLLFAYFIGYTQGSADLAFQLAETMNLILLMMGMLAIIFQIPLLIMLAIMMGITTRRWLERRRLYFWGLFLGVAVIFGPDPTGMAPFLLMATMVALFEGTLLLLRWTGR, from the coding sequence ATGCCCGACGAGCCGGACGAGGACGGCGATTCCGGGAGCGACGCCGAAGGAGCGTCGTCCACGTCCGGCCCCAAGGACGACGCGACGGACTCCGCGCCCTCCGCTGACCCCGAGGAGACGCCTACGTGGGACGGTGAATCCTGGTCCCGTCCCGGCGAGGAGGAATCGGATTCCGACGGTGGGGACGCCGAGGAGACGACGGCCGATGGAGCGGACGCATTGGCCGACGCCGAAGATGCACCTGTCAACGGCGAGGATTCTCCTGCCGACGCCGAGGATTCTCCTGCCGACGCCGAGGATTCCTCTATCGACGGAAATGGCGACGACGGCGAGGCCGATTCCGACGCTGCAGATCCGTCCGCCGAATCGGCCGGCGACGAGGCGGAGCCACCTGCGGATCGCCGCGGCAGCGGCCGTGCGCGCATGGGGTCCCGGCCACCTCCCGGTGATCGTCCGGCGAAGCGGCCGAGCGATGTGGCGGACGACGACGCGAACTCGGACGAGGACCGCGTCTCCCACCACGACCCCGACGATTTCGGCTCCACCACGAGTCAGCCCGACTACGCCACGGACAAACTCGACGACGATGCGACGGACGCACGAGACGAGGACGCCGAGCATCCGGACGCCCCCGGAACGCCGGACGACCAGCCTACCAGGAACCCCACGGAGCGGGCTCCACGAGGGACCGCTCACTCCCGGGCCGGTGCTGGGACGACGGATCAGACCGATGCCGCGCGTACCCAGTCCGACGCCGCGAGTACGCCGTCGACCTCGGTGACTGACGACGGTGGGAGCGGCGGGAGCAGCATCCTCTCCGGCGGCATCGGCGGCTCGGCGCCGCCCGACGACGAGGAGATGCCGCTCACCGAGCACATCGAGGAGATGCTCACGCGGCTCGCGATCGTCGTGGTCGTCGCCGCGTTCGCGACGCTGGCAGCCTTCCCCTTCGCCAACGACATCATCATCGAGATGTGGTACGACGTCCACACCGGTACCGTCGAGGCGTGCAAGACGGCTCCCCAGAGCGGCGACTGCGTGGCGCCCCACGTCTACGGGCCGCTGGAACTCGTCCTGACGCGGATCCGCGTCGCCGGGCTCGCCGGACTGCTCGCAGCGCTGCCCCTGGGCGTCTACCAGACCTACCGGTTCATGCGTCCGGGGCTGTACCCACACGAGCGTCGATACTACCTCGCGGCCGTTCCGTTCAGCCTCGTCCTCGCGATCATCGGGATGCTGTTCGCCTATTTCGTTCTCCTCCCGCTGTTGTTCGCGTACTTTATCGGCTACACGCAGGGCTCGGCGGACCTGGCTTTCCAGCTCGCCGAGACGATGAACCTCATCCTGCTGATGATGGGGATGCTCGCGATCATCTTCCAGATCCCGCTGTTGATCATGCTCGCGATCATGATGGGGATCACCACCCGCCGGTGGCTCGAACGCCGCCGCCTCTACTTCTGGGGGCTGTTCCTCGGCGTCGCCGTCATCTTCGGCCCCGACCCGACCGGGATGGCGCCGTTCCTCCTGATGGCGACGATGGTCGCGCTCTTCGAGGGGACGCTCCTGCTGTTGCGGTGGACCGGCCGGTAA
- a CDS encoding helix-turn-helix domain-containing protein codes for MDGSGGLDERYVSAFDVVRSPARVDILLALAEQASADPDAPALTFSTLHDRVDIDDSGQFNYHLDKLRGHLVRSTEDGYRLSPRGHEVAGAILSGAFAEGEDRGPEPLDGDCPHCGAPLEAAYEHGQIVVSCGDGHEIFTSSVPHDLATEESLADVLESVRARARYKLQIVLEGTCTYCYGDVEWSVDRDADGPAPVLYTGRCTRCGVGYSTPPTYAVFFHPAVVSFFWERGVDVREVVAWEIDDWTGEQRIVSESPFRVAVTFETEDARLTVTLDETATVVDAVEESLVVDEAGPE; via the coding sequence ATGGACGGGAGCGGCGGTCTCGACGAGCGGTACGTCTCGGCGTTCGACGTGGTTCGAAGTCCGGCGCGCGTCGACATCCTGCTCGCGCTCGCCGAACAGGCAAGCGCCGATCCCGACGCGCCGGCGCTCACCTTCTCGACTCTCCACGATCGCGTCGACATCGACGATTCCGGCCAGTTCAATTACCACCTCGACAAGCTCCGGGGCCACCTCGTTCGCTCGACGGAGGATGGGTACCGGCTCTCGCCGCGCGGCCACGAGGTGGCCGGCGCGATCCTCTCGGGCGCGTTCGCGGAGGGGGAAGATCGCGGTCCGGAGCCCCTCGACGGCGACTGTCCGCACTGTGGCGCGCCTCTCGAAGCGGCCTACGAGCACGGTCAGATCGTGGTCTCGTGTGGTGACGGCCACGAGATCTTCACGAGCAGCGTGCCCCACGACCTCGCGACGGAGGAGTCACTCGCCGACGTGCTGGAATCGGTCCGGGCCCGCGCCAGGTACAAACTCCAGATCGTGCTCGAGGGCACGTGCACGTACTGCTACGGTGACGTCGAGTGGTCGGTCGATCGCGACGCCGACGGTCCCGCGCCAGTGCTCTACACCGGTCGGTGCACTCGCTGTGGCGTCGGCTACTCCACGCCACCGACCTACGCCGTGTTCTTCCACCCCGCCGTCGTCTCCTTCTTCTGGGAGCGAGGGGTCGACGTCCGCGAGGTCGTGGCCTGGGAGATCGACGACTGGACGGGCGAACAGCGGATCGTCTCCGAATCGCCGTTCCGTGTCGCCGTCACGTTCGAGACCGAGGACGCTCGGCTCACCGTGACGCTCGACGAGACCGCGACGGTCGTCGACGCAGTCGAGGAATCGCTCGTCGTCGACGAGGCTGGACCAGAGTAG
- a CDS encoding non-histone chromosomal MC1 family protein, translated as MVREDGKRNFALREDGDESSVFSGNTPRQAALKAARRLEPASSESAANETELRLREKGTDKVHIYDGWAWEENAPDDSPDWMPGDITEANVSKKGIEHLDE; from the coding sequence ATGGTACGTGAAGACGGTAAACGGAACTTCGCACTGCGCGAGGACGGGGACGAATCGAGCGTCTTCTCCGGAAACACGCCGCGGCAGGCCGCTCTCAAGGCGGCGCGGCGTCTCGAACCAGCATCGTCGGAATCTGCAGCCAACGAGACGGAGCTGCGACTCCGCGAGAAAGGCACCGACAAGGTCCACATCTACGACGGGTGGGCCTGGGAGGAGAACGCCCCCGACGACAGCCCAGACTGGATGCCGGGGGACATCACCGAGGCGAACGTCTCGAAGAAGGGCATCGAGCACCTCGACGAGTGA
- a CDS encoding 23S rRNA (uridine(2552)-2'-O)-methyltransferase, which translates to MPGKDEYYNRAKVEGYRARSAFKLRQLDETAGLFGPGNVVVDLGAAPGGWLQVAAERVGPDGAVIGVDRQRIDDLEDPEPRVELLRGDVTEADTRERIREIAAEVAGADPSADTATGAVDVVLSDMAPNVSGEYELDHARSVHLARQAFETAKSVLAPGGDFVAKVFQGQDLEAFKADVDEAFDYARTVVPDATRDSSSEVYVVGKHRITAPVAAGETYTVDVTDEGSEGDGVAHVDGFTLFVPDAEVGESLEVRIDEVKPRFAFAERVD; encoded by the coding sequence ATGCCCGGGAAGGACGAGTACTACAACAGGGCCAAAGTCGAGGGCTACCGCGCTCGCTCGGCCTTCAAGCTCAGACAGCTCGACGAGACCGCGGGTCTGTTCGGTCCCGGGAACGTCGTCGTGGACCTCGGCGCGGCGCCCGGGGGCTGGCTCCAGGTCGCCGCCGAGCGCGTCGGTCCCGACGGGGCCGTGATCGGCGTCGACAGACAGCGCATCGACGACCTCGAGGACCCGGAACCACGCGTCGAACTCCTCAGGGGCGACGTCACGGAGGCGGACACGCGGGAACGTATCCGCGAGATCGCAGCCGAGGTTGCGGGGGCTGACCCCTCCGCTGACACCGCTACAGGCGCCGTCGACGTCGTGCTCTCCGACATGGCGCCGAACGTCTCCGGCGAGTACGAACTCGACCACGCCCGGTCGGTCCACCTCGCGCGCCAGGCCTTCGAGACCGCCAAGAGCGTGTTGGCGCCCGGCGGCGACTTCGTCGCGAAGGTCTTCCAGGGGCAGGACCTTGAGGCATTCAAGGCCGACGTGGACGAGGCGTTCGACTACGCCCGGACGGTCGTCCCGGACGCGACCCGCGACAGCTCCTCGGAGGTCTACGTCGTCGGCAAGCACCGCATTACGGCACCCGTCGCCGCTGGCGAGACCTACACCGTCGATGTCACCGACGAGGGCTCGGAAGGAGACGGCGTCGCTCACGTCGACGGGTTCACGCTATTCGTTCCCGACGCCGAAGTCGGCGAGTCGCTCGAGGTGCGGATCGACGAGGTCAAGCCGCGGTTCGCGTTCGCGGAACGCGTCGACTGA
- a CDS encoding 50S ribosomal protein L31e yields MSASDFEERVVTVPLRDAAAAPSHQRSDKAMKLIRGHLAKHFSVEEDAVRLDPSINEAVWNAGNASPPRKLRVRAARFQEEGEGVVEAEHAE; encoded by the coding sequence ATGAGCGCGAGTGACTTCGAGGAGCGCGTCGTGACGGTTCCGCTGCGGGACGCCGCCGCGGCGCCGAGCCACCAGCGCTCCGACAAGGCGATGAAGCTGATCCGGGGCCACCTCGCGAAGCACTTCTCCGTCGAGGAGGACGCCGTTCGCCTGGACCCCTCGATCAACGAGGCCGTCTGGAACGCCGGGAACGCGAGCCCGCCACGAAAGCTCCGCGTTCGCGCCGCCCGATTCCAGGAAGAGGGCGAAGGCGTCGTGGAAGCCGAACACGCGGAGTAA
- a CDS encoding 50S ribosomal protein L39e: MSKKSKAQKKRLGKLERQNSRIPAWVMLKTDREVTRNPKRRNWRRSSTDE, encoded by the coding sequence ATGAGCAAGAAGTCGAAGGCCCAGAAGAAGCGCCTCGGGAAGCTGGAGCGACAGAACTCCCGCATCCCGGCGTGGGTCATGCTGAAGACGGATCGCGAGGTCACCCGCAACCCCAAGCGTCGTAACTGGCGGCGCTCCTCCACTGACGAATGA
- a CDS encoding CBS domain-containing protein, producing MNVSDAMTPRSALVTVELPGSRDDALEHLREGAFSSVPVVKVEDGHERYRGLVSRETLIEQPDEDQLALLMEEVPTITANADLRAAAALMVSEQARRIPVVDGELEGIVTITDVVDAIAKGNVPGDANAGDIATRSVITAYQGTPLAVAERQLFHADMPYAVVLDDEGGMAGVFTEQDVIEVAEVVEGETKTGNSFADQDDDWMWEGIKGVGSRSVTTRDVELPEGTVADFMTGDVVTISQSKTAQDAAQAMITHDVEQIPLVSGGDLAGIVRDVDLLAAIAEEE from the coding sequence ATGAACGTCTCGGACGCAATGACGCCGCGCTCGGCACTGGTGACCGTCGAGCTGCCGGGCAGTCGCGACGACGCGCTGGAACACCTCCGCGAAGGTGCCTTCTCCTCCGTGCCAGTCGTAAAGGTCGAAGACGGCCACGAGCGGTACCGCGGGCTCGTCTCGCGGGAGACGCTGATCGAACAGCCCGACGAGGACCAGCTCGCCCTCCTGATGGAGGAAGTCCCGACGATCACCGCCAACGCCGACCTCCGCGCCGCCGCGGCGCTGATGGTCAGCGAGCAGGCCCGACGGATCCCCGTCGTCGACGGCGAACTCGAGGGCATCGTCACGATCACCGACGTCGTCGACGCCATCGCGAAGGGGAACGTTCCCGGGGACGCGAACGCCGGCGACATCGCCACGCGCTCCGTGATCACGGCCTACCAGGGCACTCCGCTCGCCGTCGCTGAGCGTCAGCTCTTCCACGCCGACATGCCCTACGCCGTCGTCCTCGACGACGAGGGCGGCATGGCGGGCGTGTTCACCGAGCAGGACGTCATCGAGGTCGCCGAGGTCGTCGAGGGCGAGACGAAGACGGGCAACTCCTTCGCCGACCAGGACGACGACTGGATGTGGGAGGGCATCAAGGGCGTCGGCAGTCGGTCCGTCACGACGCGGGACGTCGAACTCCCCGAGGGCACAGTCGCCGACTTCATGACCGGGGACGTCGTCACGATCTCCCAGTCCAAGACCGCCCAGGACGCAGCACAGGCGATGATCACCCACGACGTCGAACAGATTCCGCTCGTCAGCGGCGGTGATCTCGCGGGCATCGTGCGCGACGTCGACCTGCTGGCGGCGATCGCCGAGGAGGAGTAG
- a CDS encoding twin-arginine translocase subunit TatC produces the protein MSVVDEDTARAVNAGRETIGGVLSEAQRELKKVFLVFVFAFLGTILALRWWIWDYLEAVTKAQMNESVAQEVDIIARTPFDVILMQVKIGVIVGIVLASVVGLYLARKAILGRIEDTGVNVTTGKVYGFVGLSLGLAVVGMVYAYAVFFPLMFKILAEQAYAAGAKPSYGIVRFTEFLLLLTISFALAAQLPLVMGVLSYGEIVPYETFRDKWRYAVLGIFVFGAVFSPPDPFTQIMWAIPLITLYAFSLGVAKVVTNVHRGGVRNSPVEPGTFRRKGYLVVGAFVLSGGATALALYTGHAEVIGEAVLEQLPRSASIPFLGEVTFPTTVERGGPTVWLRSGLVMGVLGGAVALAYALVAVLRMPVVPRAYVGVEEEEDPEAVDVASLDVEGVRRAPLAAFADLSESEAVDIAGEAMEAGDEEKGRLVLERWEDAQQAADGDGADGDSEDAVDLRGLDAAGVADAPDSAFAALTEEQAVEIAGAAMENGDEEKGRLVLQRWQAAEDVDEPPVTGDPANLDLRELDAGGVEAAPTEAFAAISEDEAIDIAGEAMEAGDEEKGQLVLQRWDEINEAGTAAPNGGEGDPNAVATADVEAGAGAETTEQSAATDEEGGAFDDLFSDTAGGMLGAFADEERDEDEIGGYMYDIGFILDSMRSRMFVIVAVFIGVFTATFAYLYTVGIKQIMDVFISQVPNEALAPGQRATDATDVIIALHPVEVLIFIVKFSGVLAILVTTPVILYYAWPALQQRGLAPGSGDRRAFLMWGYVLLMGTLTGAVVGFFGVAPTVISYLVTDAVQSGMVVSYRIKSLLWIVFFMTIGFGFFLNIPIGMILLHLSDLVYFESMRKYWRHFVLVTFVVAALITPGGILTMLVFAIPVAVAYVLGLLLLWLLTAPWRLFGRGRASRTS, from the coding sequence ATGAGTGTCGTCGACGAGGACACGGCTCGCGCCGTCAACGCTGGGCGAGAGACGATCGGCGGCGTGCTCTCGGAGGCCCAGCGCGAGCTGAAGAAGGTGTTCCTCGTCTTCGTCTTCGCCTTTCTCGGGACGATTCTCGCATTGCGCTGGTGGATCTGGGACTACCTCGAAGCGGTGACGAAGGCCCAGATGAACGAGTCGGTCGCCCAGGAGGTCGACATCATCGCGCGGACCCCGTTCGACGTCATCCTGATGCAGGTGAAAATCGGGGTCATCGTCGGCATCGTCCTCGCATCGGTCGTCGGCCTCTACCTGGCCCGGAAAGCCATCCTCGGTCGCATCGAGGACACCGGCGTGAACGTCACGACCGGCAAGGTCTACGGCTTCGTCGGACTCTCGCTCGGCCTCGCCGTCGTCGGGATGGTCTACGCGTACGCCGTCTTCTTCCCGCTGATGTTCAAGATCCTCGCCGAACAGGCCTACGCGGCGGGGGCGAAACCGAGCTACGGGATCGTACGATTCACCGAGTTCCTCCTCCTGCTGACCATCTCGTTCGCGCTCGCTGCGCAGCTTCCACTCGTCATGGGCGTCCTGTCCTACGGAGAGATCGTCCCCTACGAGACGTTCCGGGACAAGTGGCGCTACGCTGTACTCGGCATCTTCGTCTTCGGCGCCGTCTTCTCGCCACCGGACCCGTTCACCCAGATCATGTGGGCGATCCCGCTGATCACTCTCTACGCGTTCAGCCTCGGCGTCGCGAAGGTCGTCACGAACGTCCACCGCGGCGGCGTACGGAACAGTCCGGTCGAGCCCGGCACCTTCCGGCGGAAAGGGTACCTCGTGGTCGGCGCATTCGTGCTCTCCGGTGGTGCAACAGCGCTCGCGCTCTACACCGGTCACGCCGAGGTGATCGGGGAAGCAGTGCTCGAACAGCTACCCCGATCGGCCTCGATCCCGTTCCTGGGAGAGGTCACGTTCCCGACGACTGTCGAGCGTGGCGGACCGACGGTGTGGCTTCGCTCGGGGCTGGTGATGGGCGTCCTCGGCGGGGCGGTAGCACTCGCTTACGCGCTGGTGGCGGTGCTCCGGATGCCGGTCGTCCCCCGCGCCTACGTCGGCGTCGAGGAGGAGGAGGATCCGGAAGCCGTCGACGTCGCCTCTCTCGACGTCGAGGGCGTTCGTCGCGCGCCGCTTGCCGCGTTCGCGGACCTCTCGGAGTCAGAAGCAGTCGACATCGCCGGCGAGGCGATGGAGGCCGGCGACGAAGAGAAGGGACGACTCGTCCTCGAACGGTGGGAGGACGCTCAGCAGGCAGCCGATGGCGACGGAGCGGACGGCGATTCCGAAGACGCCGTCGACCTCCGCGGCCTCGACGCAGCGGGCGTCGCAGACGCGCCGGACTCGGCCTTCGCCGCGCTCACCGAGGAGCAGGCCGTCGAGATTGCCGGCGCTGCGATGGAGAACGGCGACGAGGAGAAGGGACGGCTCGTCCTCCAGCGCTGGCAAGCGGCAGAAGACGTCGACGAGCCGCCGGTCACCGGTGATCCCGCGAACCTCGACCTCCGCGAACTGGACGCCGGCGGCGTCGAGGCAGCGCCGACGGAGGCGTTCGCGGCGATCAGCGAGGACGAGGCGATCGACATCGCCGGCGAAGCGATGGAGGCCGGCGACGAGGAGAAGGGCCAGCTCGTCCTCCAGCGCTGGGACGAGATCAACGAGGCCGGCACGGCCGCCCCGAACGGCGGCGAGGGCGATCCGAACGCTGTCGCGACCGCAGACGTCGAAGCCGGCGCTGGCGCCGAGACGACCGAGCAGTCTGCAGCCACCGACGAGGAGGGCGGCGCCTTCGACGACCTGTTCAGTGACACCGCCGGCGGGATGCTCGGCGCCTTCGCCGACGAAGAGCGCGACGAGGACGAGATCGGCGGCTACATGTACGACATCGGGTTCATTCTGGACTCGATGCGTTCGCGAATGTTCGTCATCGTCGCGGTGTTCATCGGCGTGTTCACGGCGACGTTCGCCTACCTCTACACGGTCGGCATCAAGCAGATCATGGACGTCTTCATCTCGCAGGTGCCAAACGAGGCCCTCGCGCCGGGGCAGCGCGCCACCGACGCGACGGACGTGATCATCGCCCTCCACCCCGTCGAGGTGCTCATCTTCATCGTGAAGTTCAGCGGCGTGCTGGCGATTCTCGTCACCACGCCGGTGATCCTCTACTACGCCTGGCCCGCGCTCCAGCAGCGCGGGCTGGCCCCCGGGTCCGGCGACCGACGCGCGTTCCTGATGTGGGGCTACGTCCTCCTGATGGGGACGCTCACCGGCGCGGTCGTCGGCTTCTTCGGCGTCGCGCCGACGGTGATCTCCTATCTCGTCACCGACGCCGTCCAGTCCGGGATGGTCGTCTCCTACCGCATCAAGAGCCTGCTGTGGATCGTCTTCTTCATGACGATCGGCTTCGGGTTCTTCCTCAACATCCCGATCGGGATGATCCTCCTCCACCTCTCGGACCTCGTCTACTTCGAGAGCATGCGCAAGTACTGGCGACACTTCGTCCTGGTCACCTTCGTGGTCGCGGCGCTGATCACGCCCGGCGGCATCCTCACGATGCTCGTCTTCGCCATCCCGGTGGCGGTCGCGTACGTGCTCGGCCTCCTGCTCCTGTGGCTGCTCACGGCACCGTGGCGGCTGTTCGGCCGAGGGCGGGCCTCCAGGACGTCGTAG
- a CDS encoding translation initiation factor IF-6: MLRASFSGSSYVGVFARAAAGHLLVRPDVDVSLQQSIADELGLEPLPTTVGGSGTVGSLAVGNDNGILVSSRALDRELDRIRDAVSVPVAELPGRINAAGNVVLANDTGAYVHRELGDEAVEVIEETLGVPVDRGDVASVRTVGTAAVANDRGVLCHPKATDEQLDHLAEHLDVHADIGTINYGAPLVGSGLIASEDGYVVGEDTTGPELGRIEDALGYIE, translated from the coding sequence TTGCTCCGGGCCTCCTTCTCCGGCTCGTCGTACGTCGGCGTCTTCGCTCGGGCGGCCGCCGGCCACCTGCTGGTCCGCCCCGACGTCGACGTGTCCCTCCAGCAGTCGATCGCCGACGAACTCGGCCTCGAGCCCCTCCCGACGACCGTCGGGGGCTCCGGGACCGTCGGCTCGCTCGCCGTCGGGAACGATAACGGCATCCTCGTGAGCAGCCGCGCGCTCGACCGGGAACTTGACCGCATCCGGGATGCCGTCTCCGTCCCCGTGGCCGAGCTACCGGGTCGGATCAACGCCGCTGGCAACGTCGTCCTCGCGAACGACACGGGCGCCTACGTCCACCGCGAACTCGGTGACGAGGCCGTCGAGGTGATCGAGGAGACACTCGGCGTCCCCGTCGACCGCGGCGACGTCGCGAGCGTCCGTACCGTCGGGACGGCGGCCGTCGCCAACGACCGCGGGGTGCTCTGTCACCCGAAGGCGACCGACGAACAGCTCGACCACCTCGCCGAGCACCTCGACGTCCACGCCGACATCGGGACGATCAACTACGGCGCCCCGCTCGTCGGTTCCGGGCTCATCGCCAGCGAGGACGGCTACGTCGTCGGCGAAGACACCACGGGTCCCGAACTCGGCCGCATCGAGGACGCGCTGGGCTACATCGAGTAG
- a CDS encoding quinone-dependent dihydroorotate dehydrogenase, translated as MNAYSIAKPLLFRLPPEAAHHVVHRGLRVAQATPLERLLRWRYCVEDERLEVDEFGLEFPAPVGVAAGFDKNARIPRALAALGFGHVEVGGVTAEAQEGNPRPRLFRLPEDRALVNRMGFNNDGADAIGKRLDESRLPDVPVGINIGKSKSTPLADAADDYAYTYEAVADAGDYFAVNVSSPNTPGLRELQDRGPLVDILSRLQEEGASPLLVKLSPDLSEAATEDALEVVRDLDLDGVIAVNTTTERDESLRSQNAAESGGLSGAPLEHRATERVRFVADRVDVPVIGVGGIASAEGAYRKLRAGASVVQLYTGLVYEGPTIASEINRGLLELLERDGFASVEDAVGVDL; from the coding sequence ATGAACGCGTACTCGATCGCGAAGCCGTTGCTCTTTCGACTCCCACCGGAGGCGGCCCACCACGTCGTTCACCGGGGACTGCGGGTCGCCCAGGCCACGCCGCTGGAGCGACTACTCCGGTGGCGCTACTGCGTCGAGGACGAACGGCTCGAGGTCGACGAGTTCGGCCTCGAGTTCCCGGCCCCGGTAGGCGTCGCTGCTGGCTTCGACAAGAACGCACGCATCCCCCGCGCCCTCGCCGCACTCGGCTTCGGCCACGTCGAGGTCGGCGGCGTGACCGCAGAGGCCCAGGAAGGCAACCCGCGGCCCCGCCTGTTCCGGCTGCCGGAGGACCGCGCGCTCGTGAACCGGATGGGGTTCAACAACGACGGTGCGGACGCGATCGGGAAACGCCTCGATGAATCACGGCTCCCAGACGTCCCGGTCGGGATCAACATCGGAAAGTCGAAGTCCACGCCGCTGGCCGACGCCGCCGACGACTACGCGTACACCTACGAGGCGGTCGCCGACGCGGGCGATTACTTCGCCGTGAACGTCTCGAGTCCGAACACGCCGGGACTCCGAGAGCTTCAGGACCGGGGGCCCCTGGTCGACATCCTCTCTCGCCTGCAGGAGGAGGGTGCCTCGCCGCTGCTGGTGAAACTCTCGCCAGACCTCTCGGAGGCCGCGACCGAGGACGCTCTCGAAGTCGTCCGTGATCTGGATCTCGACGGTGTCATCGCGGTCAACACAACCACCGAGCGCGACGAGAGTCTCCGGAGCCAGAACGCCGCGGAATCGGGCGGGCTCTCGGGCGCACCGCTCGAACACCGCGCGACGGAACGCGTCCGCTTCGTCGCCGATCGCGTGGACGTCCCGGTGATCGGCGTCGGTGGAATCGCGTCCGCGGAGGGCGCATACCGGAAGCTCCGCGCCGGCGCGAGCGTCGTGCAACTCTACACGGGCCTCGTCTACGAAGGACCGACGATCGCTAGCGAGATTAATCGCGGGCTGCTGGAGTTGCTGGAACGAGATGGCTTCGCATCAGTCGAAGACGCGGTCGGTGTCGACCTGTAG